One Mesotoga sp. UBA6090 genomic region harbors:
- the argS gene encoding arginine--tRNA ligase encodes MFKEKLESTINRLLEEFGLKEEEVDFKIEIPPEGYGDLSTNVAFILSRSLKRNPREIAVSISEELRKESDYSRVEVAGPGFINVDFSIDYLSSVLAKIFEQPGFWKKQGETNIQFEFASANPTGPFTVGHGRQAVFGDVLCRVFSSRGFRVQKEMYINDAGRQIGLLGRSLWVRYNHLLGREEELPEDGYQGEYLVEIAKGLVDEVGERFKGSWNDESESFFKKYALEKMLEDILGTLKKLRVDFDNVFYESSLIEDGTVEFVIKSLEGKGLIYESEGARWLKVSSFVEDDDKVLVRSNGTNTYFMTDIAYHYNKHERKFKKVFDIWGADHMGHIPRMKAAMKALDIDDDFLNVIIHQYVNLKREGEVVKMSTRRGEFTTLDELVEAVGVDSTRYFFAMFDPDTHMLFDIDLARQKSNDNPVFYVQYANARISNVFRTADEKNVAISASSLKLLNTQEDRKIIKLLTIFPEILDSIVTDYRTNRLTSYLEDLSRAFHGYYNKNIIVDPENPALSGARLAMCKALQNILKAGLGLLGVEAPDSM; translated from the coding sequence GTGTTCAAGGAAAAGTTGGAGAGCACAATAAATCGCTTGTTAGAAGAGTTCGGTTTAAAAGAAGAGGAAGTCGATTTTAAGATTGAGATACCTCCCGAAGGATACGGTGACCTCTCGACCAATGTTGCCTTCATTCTATCAAGATCTCTGAAGAGGAATCCCAGAGAAATCGCTGTTTCGATTTCCGAAGAGCTACGAAAAGAATCGGATTACAGTAGAGTTGAGGTGGCCGGGCCCGGGTTCATCAACGTCGATTTTTCCATAGATTATCTTTCTTCTGTACTGGCCAAGATCTTTGAACAACCAGGCTTCTGGAAAAAACAGGGCGAAACAAATATTCAGTTCGAATTTGCGAGCGCCAATCCAACAGGGCCTTTTACGGTTGGTCATGGACGTCAGGCTGTGTTCGGAGATGTTCTCTGCAGGGTCTTCTCTTCAAGAGGTTTCAGGGTTCAGAAAGAGATGTATATAAATGACGCTGGCCGACAGATAGGGCTTCTTGGCAGATCTTTGTGGGTAAGGTACAATCATCTCCTGGGCCGGGAAGAAGAACTTCCCGAGGATGGTTATCAAGGCGAGTACCTGGTTGAGATTGCGAAAGGACTGGTAGATGAAGTTGGTGAACGCTTCAAAGGGAGCTGGAACGACGAATCAGAAAGTTTCTTCAAGAAATATGCGCTTGAAAAGATGCTTGAAGACATTTTGGGAACCTTGAAGAAGCTGAGAGTGGATTTCGATAATGTCTTCTATGAGAGTTCTCTTATTGAAGACGGAACAGTTGAATTCGTTATCAAATCTCTCGAAGGTAAGGGGTTGATATACGAGTCTGAAGGAGCACGATGGCTTAAGGTATCGAGCTTTGTGGAAGATGATGACAAGGTTCTAGTTAGATCAAACGGTACCAACACTTACTTCATGACAGATATTGCTTACCATTACAACAAGCACGAGAGGAAGTTCAAGAAAGTCTTCGACATCTGGGGTGCAGATCACATGGGACACATACCCAGAATGAAAGCAGCGATGAAAGCTCTCGATATAGATGATGATTTTCTAAACGTGATTATTCACCAGTATGTGAACCTCAAAAGAGAGGGCGAAGTCGTGAAGATGTCAACAAGAAGAGGAGAATTCACGACACTTGACGAGTTGGTTGAGGCTGTTGGGGTCGATTCAACAAGGTATTTCTTCGCAATGTTTGATCCCGATACACACATGCTTTTTGATATTGATCTCGCCAGACAGAAATCAAATGACAATCCGGTATTCTACGTCCAATATGCCAACGCAAGAATCAGCAATGTCTTTAGGACTGCAGATGAGAAGAATGTGGCAATATCAGCGAGTTCGTTGAAGTTGCTTAATACTCAGGAAGACAGAAAAATCATCAAGCTATTGACCATCTTCCCTGAGATTCTAGATTCTATAGTGACAGACTACAGGACAAATCGTCTGACGTCTTATCTGGAGGATCTATCAAGGGCATTTCACGGATACTACAACAAGAACATCATCGTTGATCCCGAGAATCCTGCTCTGTCCGGAGCCCGATTGGCAATGTGCAAGGCTCTGCAAAACATTTTGAAAGCCGGGTTAGGGCTTCTTGGAGTAGAAGCTCCCGATAGTATGTGA